Proteins encoded in a region of the Cheilinus undulatus linkage group 8, ASM1832078v1, whole genome shotgun sequence genome:
- the tax1bp1b gene encoding tax1-binding protein 1 homolog B isoform X2 yields the protein MALFLDGTLLSNDMDTSNFAHVIFQNVGKSYLPHAALECHYTLTQFIKPHPKDWVGIFKVGWSTARDYYTFLWSPLPENYVEGTAVNRTVVFQGYYVPNDDGEFYQFCYVTHKGEIRGASTPFQFRANSPSEDELLTVEDECNSDILVVTTKAGFLEQKVEEAQREKDELVKNMALLQQEKEQLEAEKEHLQKDYEQEKEACAQLRRENQDVQNSSHALQEEKEEVKRRLDEATARVIQLEEDLIGVTQKGLQKETELDSLKDRVKKLTAEKDALESHLKNEKDEKELYKIHLKNRELENTKLSAELQMLKSVDVNKENTIAQFKEEVGRLQACLSDKEKQYREILAKVPPLGDMKALREQLRQKEEQLQASQQQSSLLAAELRDASSTRDRTMSELYHMKLEADALRQAKAEAHAQCARLERLVEQLKAEAKQEAAKTEEEAATDPAVVAELQREVEDLKLRLHMAAEHYKEKYKECQRLQKQVLRLSEQQGDLKRSSAQEATIIPASGSPDTSVPGSPGSADPMLEAIIQEKLKGISREASDRNDKYRKCKQMLMEEKERSCMFAEELAKMEVKFKEQLKTNENLKLQLAAEEDRYKDLQKSSRKGDQVTGEKSSPDITQSSVPLFLQYPVPYTQDAPTPLLVSQSPSKLHFGNPYSISDSKDEEDEDFSDDQLLRLPPVGPPSWDSNVVCIQPTRNPSRPEGHEESEEKQNNNNGNTNEQPTATETHSPFVNDGQTAFCFDPSMDMKRCPLCEVIFPPNYDQSKFEEHVESHWKICPMCSEQFPLDCDQKVFENHVLTHFDGHPLNFD from the exons ATGGCACTGTTCCTGGACGGGACTTTATTAAGTAACGATATGGACACATCAAACTTTGCCCACGTCATCTTTCAGAATGTGGGAAAGAGTTACCTGCCTCACGCTGCACTGGAATGTCACTACACACTGACACAGTTCATCAAACCTCATCCAAAGGACTGGGTCGGCATATTCAAG GTTGGTTGGAGCACAGCGAGGGACTATTACACATTCTTGTGGTCGCCGCTCCCTGAGAACTATGTGGAGGGCACCGCAGTCAACAGAACAGTGGTCTTTCAGG GATATTATGTGCCCAACGACGACGGTGAGTTCTACCAGTTCTGTTATGTGACTCACAAAGGAGAGATCAGGGGAGCCAGCACGCCGTTCCAGTTTCGTGCCAACAGCCCTTCAGAGGATGAACTGCTTACTGTGGAGGATGAATGCAACTCTGACATCCTGGTGGTCACCACCAAGGCTGGCTTCCTTGAG CAAAAGGTGGAAGAAGCCCAAAGAGAGAAAGACGAGCTGGTCAAGAACATGGCCCTCCTACAGCAGGAGAAGGAGCAGCTGGAAGCAGAGAAGGAGCACCTGCAGAAGGACTACGAGCAGGAGAAAGAAGCCTGTGCCCAGCTGAGACGAGAGAACCAA GACGTGCAGAATTCATCCCATGCCCTccaagaggagaaagaggaagtgAAAAGAAGGCTGGACGAGGCTACAGCTAGAGTCATACAACTGGAGGAGGATTTGATTGGAGTCACTCAGAAGGGCCTTCAGAAGGAGACTGAGCTGGACAG CCTTAAGGACAGAGTGAAGAAGCTTACAGCAGAGAAGGATGCTCTTGAATCAcatctgaaaaatgaaaaagatgagAAAGAACTGTACAAG ATTCACCTGAAGAACCGAGAGCTTGAAAACACTAAGCTGAGTGCAGAGCTGCAGATGCTGAAGTCTGTCGATGTGAACAAGGAAAACACAATTGCTCAGTTTAAAGAGGAGGTTGGACGTCTGCAGGCATGCCTCAGTGACAAGGAGAAACAGTACAGAGAGATCCTGGCCAAAGTCCCCCCCTTG GGTGATATGAAGGCCCTGCGGGAGCAGCTTCGGCAGAAGGAGGAGCAGCTCCAGGCCAGCCAGCAGCAGTCCTCCCTGTTAGCCGCTGAGCTGAGGGATGCCTCCAGCACCCGGGATCGTACCATGTCTGAGCTCTACCACATGAAGCTGGAGGCTGATGCTCTCCGCCAGGCCAAAGCTGAAGCTCATGCCCAGTGTGCCCGCCTTGAACGCCTGGTGGAGCAACTGAAGGCAGAGGCCAAGCAGGAAGCT GccaaaacagaagaagaagcgGCTACAGACCCAGCCGTCgtagcagagctgcagagagaagtGGAGGACCTGAAGCTGCGGCTGCACATGGCTGCAGAGCACTACAAGGAAAAATACAAGGAATGTCAGCGCCTGCAAAAGCAAGTGCTGAGACTCTCCGAACAGCAAGGG GACCTGAAGAGATCCTCAGCACAAGAGGCCACAATAATCCCTGCATCAGGGAGTCCAGACACATCAGTGCCAG GGAGTCCAGGTTCAGCTGATCCCATGTTGGAAGCCATAATCCAGGAGAAGCTCAAAGGCATCAGCAGAGAGGCATCTGACAGGAATGACAAGTACAGGAAATGCAAGCAGATGCTTATG GAGGAGAAGGAGCGTAGCTGCATGTTTGCTGAAGAGCTGGCAAAGATGGAGGTGAAATTTAAGGAGCAACTGAAGACCAATGAGAACCTGAAACTGCAGTTGGCAGCTGAGGAGGATCGCTACAAG GATCTCCAGAAAAGCAGCAGGAAGGGTGATCAGGTGACTGGTGAGAAAAGCAGTCCAGATATCACACAGTCCAGTGTGCCTTTATTCCTGCAGTACCCTGTCCCTTACACCCAGGACGCCCCCACACCTCTTCTGGTCTCTCAAAGTCCCAGCAAGCTGCATTTTGGAAATCCTTACTCCATCTCAGACTCTAAAG atgaggaagatgaggatttcTCAGATGACCAGCTCCTGAGGCTTCCCCCTGTGGGCCCACCCTCCTGGGACAGTAATGTGGTGTGTATCCAACCCACCCGCAACCCCAGCCGGCCAGAGGGACATGAGGAGTCAGAGGAgaagcaaaacaacaacaat gGTAATACCAATGAACAGCCCACagcaacagaaacacacagccCATTTGTGAACGATGGACAAACTGCCTTCTGCTTTGATCCCAG CATGGACATGAAGCGCTGTCCATTGTGCGAGGTCATCTTCCCGCCCAACTACGACCAGAGCAAGTTTGAGGAGCACGTGGAGAGCCACTGGAAAATCTGCCCTATGTGCAGTGAGCAGTTTCCGCTCGACTGCGACCAGAAGGTGTTTGAGAACCACGTGCTCACTCACTTTGACGGCCACCCGCTCAACTTTGActag
- the tax1bp1b gene encoding tax1-binding protein 1 homolog B isoform X1, producing the protein MALFLDGTLLSNDMDTSNFAHVIFQNVGKSYLPHAALECHYTLTQFIKPHPKDWVGIFKVGWSTARDYYTFLWSPLPENYVEGTAVNRTVVFQGYYVPNDDGEFYQFCYVTHKGEIRGASTPFQFRANSPSEDELLTVEDECNSDILVVTTKAGFLEQKVEEAQREKDELVKNMALLQQEKEQLEAEKEHLQKDYEQEKEACAQLRRENQDVQNSSHALQEEKEEVKRRLDEATARVIQLEEDLIGVTQKGLQKETELDSLKDRVKKLTAEKDALESHLKNEKDEKELYKIHLKNRELENTKLSAELQMLKSVDVNKENTIAQFKEEVGRLQACLSDKEKQYREILAKVPPLGDMKALREQLRQKEEQLQASQQQSSLLAAELRDASSTRDRTMSELYHMKLEADALRQAKAEAHAQCARLERLVEQLKAEAKQEAAKTEEEAATDPAVVAELQREVEDLKLRLHMAAEHYKEKYKECQRLQKQVLRLSEQQGDLKRSSAQEATIIPASGSPDTSVPGSPGSADPMLEAIIQEKLKGISREASDRNDKYRKCKQMLMEEKERSCMFAEELAKMEVKFKEQLKTNENLKLQLAAEEDRYKSQVAEKGRELKELKDTLSLVVKEKEKLEGDLQKSSRKGDQVTGEKSSPDITQSSVPLFLQYPVPYTQDAPTPLLVSQSPSKLHFGNPYSISDSKDEEDEDFSDDQLLRLPPVGPPSWDSNVVCIQPTRNPSRPEGHEESEEKQNNNNGNTNEQPTATETHSPFVNDGQTAFCFDPSMDMKRCPLCEVIFPPNYDQSKFEEHVESHWKICPMCSEQFPLDCDQKVFENHVLTHFDGHPLNFD; encoded by the exons ATGGCACTGTTCCTGGACGGGACTTTATTAAGTAACGATATGGACACATCAAACTTTGCCCACGTCATCTTTCAGAATGTGGGAAAGAGTTACCTGCCTCACGCTGCACTGGAATGTCACTACACACTGACACAGTTCATCAAACCTCATCCAAAGGACTGGGTCGGCATATTCAAG GTTGGTTGGAGCACAGCGAGGGACTATTACACATTCTTGTGGTCGCCGCTCCCTGAGAACTATGTGGAGGGCACCGCAGTCAACAGAACAGTGGTCTTTCAGG GATATTATGTGCCCAACGACGACGGTGAGTTCTACCAGTTCTGTTATGTGACTCACAAAGGAGAGATCAGGGGAGCCAGCACGCCGTTCCAGTTTCGTGCCAACAGCCCTTCAGAGGATGAACTGCTTACTGTGGAGGATGAATGCAACTCTGACATCCTGGTGGTCACCACCAAGGCTGGCTTCCTTGAG CAAAAGGTGGAAGAAGCCCAAAGAGAGAAAGACGAGCTGGTCAAGAACATGGCCCTCCTACAGCAGGAGAAGGAGCAGCTGGAAGCAGAGAAGGAGCACCTGCAGAAGGACTACGAGCAGGAGAAAGAAGCCTGTGCCCAGCTGAGACGAGAGAACCAA GACGTGCAGAATTCATCCCATGCCCTccaagaggagaaagaggaagtgAAAAGAAGGCTGGACGAGGCTACAGCTAGAGTCATACAACTGGAGGAGGATTTGATTGGAGTCACTCAGAAGGGCCTTCAGAAGGAGACTGAGCTGGACAG CCTTAAGGACAGAGTGAAGAAGCTTACAGCAGAGAAGGATGCTCTTGAATCAcatctgaaaaatgaaaaagatgagAAAGAACTGTACAAG ATTCACCTGAAGAACCGAGAGCTTGAAAACACTAAGCTGAGTGCAGAGCTGCAGATGCTGAAGTCTGTCGATGTGAACAAGGAAAACACAATTGCTCAGTTTAAAGAGGAGGTTGGACGTCTGCAGGCATGCCTCAGTGACAAGGAGAAACAGTACAGAGAGATCCTGGCCAAAGTCCCCCCCTTG GGTGATATGAAGGCCCTGCGGGAGCAGCTTCGGCAGAAGGAGGAGCAGCTCCAGGCCAGCCAGCAGCAGTCCTCCCTGTTAGCCGCTGAGCTGAGGGATGCCTCCAGCACCCGGGATCGTACCATGTCTGAGCTCTACCACATGAAGCTGGAGGCTGATGCTCTCCGCCAGGCCAAAGCTGAAGCTCATGCCCAGTGTGCCCGCCTTGAACGCCTGGTGGAGCAACTGAAGGCAGAGGCCAAGCAGGAAGCT GccaaaacagaagaagaagcgGCTACAGACCCAGCCGTCgtagcagagctgcagagagaagtGGAGGACCTGAAGCTGCGGCTGCACATGGCTGCAGAGCACTACAAGGAAAAATACAAGGAATGTCAGCGCCTGCAAAAGCAAGTGCTGAGACTCTCCGAACAGCAAGGG GACCTGAAGAGATCCTCAGCACAAGAGGCCACAATAATCCCTGCATCAGGGAGTCCAGACACATCAGTGCCAG GGAGTCCAGGTTCAGCTGATCCCATGTTGGAAGCCATAATCCAGGAGAAGCTCAAAGGCATCAGCAGAGAGGCATCTGACAGGAATGACAAGTACAGGAAATGCAAGCAGATGCTTATG GAGGAGAAGGAGCGTAGCTGCATGTTTGCTGAAGAGCTGGCAAAGATGGAGGTGAAATTTAAGGAGCAACTGAAGACCAATGAGAACCTGAAACTGCAGTTGGCAGCTGAGGAGGATCGCTACAAG AGCCAGGTAGCTGAGAAGGGCCGGGAGCTGAAGGAACTGAAGGACACACTATCACTTGTTGTTAAGGAGAAGGAAAAACTGGAGGGG GATCTCCAGAAAAGCAGCAGGAAGGGTGATCAGGTGACTGGTGAGAAAAGCAGTCCAGATATCACACAGTCCAGTGTGCCTTTATTCCTGCAGTACCCTGTCCCTTACACCCAGGACGCCCCCACACCTCTTCTGGTCTCTCAAAGTCCCAGCAAGCTGCATTTTGGAAATCCTTACTCCATCTCAGACTCTAAAG atgaggaagatgaggatttcTCAGATGACCAGCTCCTGAGGCTTCCCCCTGTGGGCCCACCCTCCTGGGACAGTAATGTGGTGTGTATCCAACCCACCCGCAACCCCAGCCGGCCAGAGGGACATGAGGAGTCAGAGGAgaagcaaaacaacaacaat gGTAATACCAATGAACAGCCCACagcaacagaaacacacagccCATTTGTGAACGATGGACAAACTGCCTTCTGCTTTGATCCCAG CATGGACATGAAGCGCTGTCCATTGTGCGAGGTCATCTTCCCGCCCAACTACGACCAGAGCAAGTTTGAGGAGCACGTGGAGAGCCACTGGAAAATCTGCCCTATGTGCAGTGAGCAGTTTCCGCTCGACTGCGACCAGAAGGTGTTTGAGAACCACGTGCTCACTCACTTTGACGGCCACCCGCTCAACTTTGActag